ACTGATTTTACTATGAAAATCGATGCCGACGGTGTTGCAACCATCACTTGGGATGTCGCTGGCAAATCCATGAACGTCCTCAGCCTGCAAGGGTGGGAAGATCTGGAATCCTGCATTGACATGGCGTTGGCAGATGATGCTGTGAAAGGCATCGTTATCACGTCCGGCAAGGATACATTCGCCGGGGGCATGGACCTGAATATCATTGCCAAGATGAAGGCCAGCGCGGGCGACAACCCCGCCAAAGGCCTGATGGACGGCTTGATGAAGTCCCATGGCATCCTCCGCAAGATCGAACGTGCTGGCATGGACCCAAAAACCAACAAAGGCGGCAAACCGATTGCTGCTGCCCTGCCCGGCACCGCCTTGGGCATTGGTTTAGAGATTCCGCTGGCGTGTCACCGGATTTTTGCTGCGGACAACCCCAAAGCCAAGATCGGCCTACCAGAAATCATGGTCGGCATTTTCCCCGGAATGGGCGGTACGACCCGTCTGGTGCGCAAACTCGGTGCGATGGCGGCCTCGCCGCTGTTGCTTGAGGGCAAATTGAACAACCCGCAAAAGGCCAAGGCCGCTGGTGTGATCGATGAAGTCGTGGACGCTGACGAAGTTGTGGCCAAGGCCAAAGAATGGGTTTTGTCAGAACCTAAGATCGTAAAACCATGGGATGAAAAGGGCTACAAAATGCCCGGCGGCGCGCCGTACCACCCTGCTGGTTTCATGACATTCGTCGGTGCATCCGCGATGGTGAACGGCAAGACGCAAGGTGTCTACCCTGCTGCGAAAGCGCTGCTTTCCGCCGTTTATGAAGGTGCGATGGTACCTTTTGATACGGCCATTAAGATCGAGGCCCGCTGGTTTACCTCTGTCTTGCTGAATCCATCCTCCGAGGCGATGATCCGGTCACTGTTCATCAACAAAGAAGCGCTAGAAAAGGGTGCGAACCGTCCTGACGTGGCAGACCAGAAGGTGTCCCAAGTTGGCATCATCGGCGCTGGCATGATGGGGGCTGGCATTGCGCTCGTCTCTGCGTTGGCGGGGATCAAGGTCGTGCTGATCGACGCGAAACAGGAAGCTGCGGACAAGGGTAAAGACTACACTGCCGCCTACATGGACAAAGGCATCGCCCGCAAAAAGGCGACACCTGAAAAGAAAGAAGCGATCCTTGGCCTGATCAACGCGACGACTGACTACGACGCGCTGAAAGACTGTGATCTAATCGTTGAAGCCGTGTTCGAAGACGTGGGCGTAAAAGCTGACGTGACAGCCAAGGTACAGGCCGTGACTGGTCCTGACTGCATCTTTGCGACGAACACCTCAACGCTGCCGATCACTGAACTCGCAAAGGCATCAAACGATGCTGAAAAGTTCATCGGCATCCACTTCTTCAGCCCTGTGGACAAGATGATGCTCGTAGAGATCATCAAAGGTGCGCAGACCGGTGATGTGGCCGTGGCCAAGGCGCTCGATTTCGTGCGTCAAATCCGCAAAACACCTATCGTTGTGAATGACGAACGGTTCTTCTATGCGAACCGCTGTATCATCCCATACATCAACGAAGGTATCCGGATGGTGAAGGAAGGTGTTGAACCTGCCCTGATCGAAAACGCCGCTAAACTGGTTGGTATGCCGCTTGGTCCGCTCCAGTTGACCGACGAAACGTCCATCGACCTCGGCGTGAAAATTGCGAAAGCGACAAAAGCCGCGATGGGCGATGCCTACGACGACGCGCAGGACGAAGTGTTGTTCTGGATGTTCGACGAAGGCCGTTTGGGCCGCAAATCTAACAGCGGTTTCTATGCTTACGACGACAAAGGCAAACGCCAAGGTCTGTGGGAAGGGCTTTCCGCCAAATACCCAGCAGCCGACGAACAGCCTGATCTGATCGACGTGCAGCACCGTTTGTTGTTTGCTCAAACGCTGGAAGCGGTCCGCGCACTGGAAGAAAACGTGCTGGAAGACATCCGCGAAGGCGATGTTGGCGCGATCCTTGGTTGGGGCTTTGCACCTTGGTCCGGTGGCCCGTTCAGCTGGCTTGATATCATTGGCACGCCTTACGCAGCAGAACGCTGTGATCAACTGGCGGAAACATACGGTGAGCGGTTCAAAACACCTGCCCTACTGCGTGAAATGGCTGACAAAACCCAGTCGTTCTACGGTCGGTTCGGGACCAAAGCGAACGCTGCTTAAGCCAACCAAATCATCGAAAAGGCCCGCAAATGTGCGGGCCTTTTTGCGTTTAGCGGCCTCTTTTCCAGATGATCAGACCCGCCAGAACGATCACGCTTGCACCAACAATCTCGATTGCGTCAGGATACAGTGCAAAGATCAGAATGTCCGACGCCATCATGTAAATGAGATAGCTGTACGAGATCGGCATCAACGCATTTGCAGGCGCGATGTTATGGGCACGTGTCAGAATTTCATGCCCCGCCCAAGCGCACAGGCCTAGCATACCCCACATCACCAAATCGGGCCACGTCTTCGCCGGTTCCCAGACCGCATAAGCCATTGGTGCAATCACAATCGTACCGGTCAAGCCACCGTAGAACTGTAGCGTTTGGGTTTCGACATCTTGGGTCAAATACCGCGTCAAAAGCGAATAGGCTGCAAGCAAGAATGCGTTCACCACGCACAATAGTGCTGCCCAATGATAATCAACGCCAAAGGGCTGGATCACGATGATGACGCCCACGAACCCCAGCAGGATCGCGCCCCACCGCCACGGTCCAACCCGTTCGCCCAAAACCTGAACGGACAAGAGACACACGATGATGGGGACTGAGAACGCGATGGCCGAAATAATCGTTAGCGGCAGGTAGGTGATCGCGATGAAGTTCAGCATCGTCGCGACCACCAAAAGCAAGGCCCGCAAAACAATTAACGGCAGCTTGGGGTGGCGCAACGGGGTTTGTCCGGTCGCAGCAATCCCTGCGCTAATGGCAAAGTGGCCCGCATAGCGAAGAAAGGCAACCTGCAGCGCCGGAAACCCTAGCCCAATCAACCACTTCGCCGTTGTGTCCACCATGGTGAACAACAAATAGACGACCAGCATCATCAAGATGCCGACGCCTATTCTATCGGGCGTTGTGGCATCTCTCACCTAGTTTTGGCCGAACATTTTGGAATAGAAATCGACCATTTGCGACACCATTTCATCGCCGTGGCCTGCGTCTTTCGCGGATTTCATCGCATTCAGCGGGCCACCGACAAGCGCGGACTCTGTGCCCGCATCTTTTGCCATTTGGTCGTAATACCCAAGGTCTTTGGCCGCATTACCGATACTGAAAGCCAACATATCTGGATTGCCGTCGATTGCGTAGCCTTTGACCAGGTCCATCATCATCGATTTCAACGGACCCGCCGCAATGACATCAAACACCTGCTGACGGTCCACACCTGCGACGTCCGACATCGCGAACACTTCGCCCATCGCGTTTGCAACGGTCATCCCGAAAAAGTTGTTCATCAGCTTGATTGTGTGACCCGATCCAACGGCCCCCAAATGAAAGACGTTTTCGCCCAAGTCATCCAAAACTGGTTTGATCTTGTCAAAAGCGGCTTTGTCGCCGGACGCCATGATATTCAATTTGCCGTCATAGGCCTGCTGGGGTGTCCGTCCCAATGGACCGTCCAGCATCGTGCCGCCCGCCGCTGCGACTTTTTCCGCCAAGGCGCGCGTGCTTCCGGGCAGTGACGTGCCGAAGTCGATGACGACTGCGCCTGATTGAAGTCCTGCAATCACGCCATCTGCGCCGGTCATGCGGGCTTCCACACTGGCGGATGTATCCATGCACAGCATGACGATATCGCTGGCACTGGCCACGTCGCGCGCAGTGTCCACTTCGGTCGCCCCGCGTGCAACAGCCGCATCAATGTTCGGGCGAGACCGGTTCGCGGTCACGGTGACCTGATAACCCAAGTCCTGAAGGCGAGAGACCATAGCCGATCCCATCAGCCCCAGCCCGATAAATCCAATGGTGGGTTTCGTCATGCTATCTTTTCCTTCGTATCTTCGGGCTGCAGTATTTGCTGCGCCAAGAGCGTTTCAATGTCACGCGTTACCTTCAGCGTCCGCGCAGCATCAACGACATCAATTATCGGTTCGGCAGTGCCCGCAATCACTTGGCAAAAATGTGTCAGTTGCGCGATCAATGGTATCGTCTTGTTAGCAGATAAGGTTTGCGCTGTCGCGGGCTGTGACCAATCAGAGGCACCACCCCATAGTGTGAGAGATGGGAACGCGATCCCACCATGCGTGCCCGTAATCCACCACATATCCTGACCAGTGGTACCAATGTTGGGGTTCTCTGCTGTTCCGGCTTCAAAACCCCACGGGCTGGGCGCGGTATCGGCAAAGCTGATTGTCGCACATAGCCCGCTTTCAAACCGCAAAACAGCGCCACCGCTTTCGACTTTGCCGCTGCCGCGTTGTGCATTTGATCCAAGGGCTGCAATGTCGGTGACCTCGCCAAAGATAAACCTGAGCAAGTCGATGTCATGCACAAGGTTAATCATCACCGGACTGCCATCCGCACGCCGCCAATCCGCGTTAAAATAGCTGTCATGCTTACGCATCGCCCATATCAACGTAGAGGTCACGGGCGCGCCAATCTTGCCAGACAAGATGGCGTCCCGCAGGACGTCAATAGATGGATGATAACGTCTGTGGTGGCCAACAAGACACCGCACACCGTGCGTACGGACGGCCTGCCCAAGATCGCGGGCTTCGTCCAATGTCGCCGTAACCGGCTTTTCGATCAACATATGCCAACCGCGCTGCGCACATTGCATTCCATGGGACGCGTGCAATCCGGTAGGTGTCGCGATGATCACACCATCGACGTGCACATTCACATCGGCAATGTCGCGAAAGACCGGGGCAGCGATCCCATCCACCTGCACCGGATCAACAACACCAACCAATGTGCAGTCAGGATGATCCTGCACCGCCGCCACATGCCGCGCGCCGATCAGTCCGGCCCCTATAACAAGGATATCAGGCACAGAATGGACTATCCGCTTGCCACCGATGTTGGTCGATATGCGGTGACGTGGCCGCTGTCGTCCGCGCCTGTTCCCACAGACCCAGCCACGTGCGCCAGTCCCGCAATTCCGTCTGCGGCTGCGCCCGAGATCTGGCAACAAAATCGGGGAACTGCTGACGTCCTGTGTTCTGCCCGCTCACGTTATATCGAATATCAAATGACCACCTGTAACCGTCAGACGTGTTCGGCCCCGAACAATGCGGGGTCAGCGGGTGTATCAACAAGATGCTGCCCGCCGTCATTTCCGCATCAATTGCGCGATCTTGGTCAAGGTGTGCGTCAGGGATCGCAGTTTGAATTTGCGGGCAATGCGGCAACATATCGTCAGGCGGATTAGGTATCAGGCGCAAGCACCCGTCTTTCACTGTCGCATCCGTCACTGCGATCCACACCGTAATGATATCTGTTTCATCAGCCAACGGATGCCCGACGCCGCGATCCTGATGCCATGCAGTGACGCCGATATGGGCACGCGTCTCGCCTTCAGGCACTTCGCGTTGGGGCGGCTTAATGCGGACATGCTGAATCGGATTTGACGTCAATTCACCACCAAGAACGGTTTCGACGA
The Rhodobacteraceae bacterium S2214 genome window above contains:
- a CDS encoding NAD(P)-dependent oxidoreductase is translated as MTKPTIGFIGLGLMGSAMVSRLQDLGYQVTVTANRSRPNIDAAVARGATEVDTARDVASASDIVMLCMDTSASVEARMTGADGVIAGLQSGAVVIDFGTSLPGSTRALAEKVAAAGGTMLDGPLGRTPQQAYDGKLNIMASGDKAAFDKIKPVLDDLGENVFHLGAVGSGHTIKLMNNFFGMTVANAMGEVFAMSDVAGVDRQQVFDVIAAGPLKSMMMDLVKGYAIDGNPDMLAFSIGNAAKDLGYYDQMAKDAGTESALVGGPLNAMKSAKDAGHGDEMVSQMVDFYSKMFGQN
- a CDS encoding enoyl-CoA hydratase/isomerase family protein — translated: MTDFTMKIDADGVATITWDVAGKSMNVLSLQGWEDLESCIDMALADDAVKGIVITSGKDTFAGGMDLNIIAKMKASAGDNPAKGLMDGLMKSHGILRKIERAGMDPKTNKGGKPIAAALPGTALGIGLEIPLACHRIFAADNPKAKIGLPEIMVGIFPGMGGTTRLVRKLGAMAASPLLLEGKLNNPQKAKAAGVIDEVVDADEVVAKAKEWVLSEPKIVKPWDEKGYKMPGGAPYHPAGFMTFVGASAMVNGKTQGVYPAAKALLSAVYEGAMVPFDTAIKIEARWFTSVLLNPSSEAMIRSLFINKEALEKGANRPDVADQKVSQVGIIGAGMMGAGIALVSALAGIKVVLIDAKQEAADKGKDYTAAYMDKGIARKKATPEKKEAILGLINATTDYDALKDCDLIVEAVFEDVGVKADVTAKVQAVTGPDCIFATNTSTLPITELAKASNDAEKFIGIHFFSPVDKMMLVEIIKGAQTGDVAVAKALDFVRQIRKTPIVVNDERFFYANRCIIPYINEGIRMVKEGVEPALIENAAKLVGMPLGPLQLTDETSIDLGVKIAKATKAAMGDAYDDAQDEVLFWMFDEGRLGRKSNSGFYAYDDKGKRQGLWEGLSAKYPAADEQPDLIDVQHRLLFAQTLEAVRALEENVLEDIREGDVGAILGWGFAPWSGGPFSWLDIIGTPYAAERCDQLAETYGERFKTPALLREMADKTQSFYGRFGTKANAA
- a CDS encoding phytanoyl-CoA dioxygenase family protein; this encodes MTLTADQIAQFKKDGYLIVKDVVSPDLLRAIRGEYDGVMDNLYDDWFAQGLVTDPAEGLDFWAKLDRARAAEVEWFQPLDISLPHADITEDTPFHFGPAVFDLVTHDPILDVVETVLGGELTSNPIQHVRIKPPQREVPEGETRAHIGVTAWHQDRGVGHPLADETDIITVWIAVTDATVKDGCLRLIPNPPDDMLPHCPQIQTAIPDAHLDQDRAIDAEMTAGSILLIHPLTPHCSGPNTSDGYRWSFDIRYNVSGQNTGRQQFPDFVARSRAQPQTELRDWRTWLGLWEQARTTAATSPHIDQHRWQADSPFCA
- a CDS encoding DMT family transporter; the protein is MMLVVYLLFTMVDTTAKWLIGLGFPALQVAFLRYAGHFAISAGIAATGQTPLRHPKLPLIVLRALLLVVATMLNFIAITYLPLTIISAIAFSVPIIVCLLSVQVLGERVGPWRWGAILLGFVGVIIVIQPFGVDYHWAALLCVVNAFLLAAYSLLTRYLTQDVETQTLQFYGGLTGTIVIAPMAYAVWEPAKTWPDLVMWGMLGLCAWAGHEILTRAHNIAPANALMPISYSYLIYMMASDILIFALYPDAIEIVGASVIVLAGLIIWKRGR
- a CDS encoding Gfo/Idh/MocA family oxidoreductase produces the protein MPDILVIGAGLIGARHVAAVQDHPDCTLVGVVDPVQVDGIAAPVFRDIADVNVHVDGVIIATPTGLHASHGMQCAQRGWHMLIEKPVTATLDEARDLGQAVRTHGVRCLVGHHRRYHPSIDVLRDAILSGKIGAPVTSTLIWAMRKHDSYFNADWRRADGSPVMINLVHDIDLLRFIFGEVTDIAALGSNAQRGSGKVESGGAVLRFESGLCATISFADTAPSPWGFEAGTAENPNIGTTGQDMWWITGTHGGIAFPSLTLWGGASDWSQPATAQTLSANKTIPLIAQLTHFCQVIAGTAEPIIDVVDAARTLKVTRDIETLLAQQILQPEDTKEKIA